The DNA window TGTCGCCGACGCGGGCGAGGGTGATCGGGTTGTAGATGTAGTTCAGGGGCGTCGACTGGACGGCCTTAACCTGCTGGAGGAGCGGGTAGTCGAGGCGCGTCATCTCGTAAACCGACCAATTGAAATCGGGCATGCGCTCCGGCTGCAGTTTTTGCAGCAGGCGCGGGCTGAACTGGAAGGCATCGGCGCTCCAGACGTTATCGATGATGAACTTCATGGCCTCACGCTGCTGGGCGGCTGGGATCGGGGTAAAGGGAAGTTTGCCGCCGGAATCGCCGACGCGGGCACGGCTGTTTTCGATACCACCGATGAAGCGGGCCATTTGGGCGGCACCGCCGGTGAAGCCGCCCCAGCCGTACTGGAAGACCGAGCGCAGCTTCTGGTAGTTGTTACCCGGCTTTTCGAACTCGGATTCCACCTTCGACCAGATTTCCTTGCCGAGCGCGACGCGCATCTTCCAATATTCGAGCGGATCGGCGCCGAGGTCAAACTGGGTGGCATAGGGATCGATGGCGCGCGTCGAGTTGCCGAAGCAGTCCTCGTCGGTAGCATAGACGAGTTTCGGATCGCCTGCCTGGGAGGCCAGCTTGCGCAGTTCCGCTCCCTCCTGATCGGGGGAGACATTGCCAAAATCCTTGTAGCCGTACTCGATCGCCCACAGGTCGTAGGGACCGGGCTTGGTCGTGTAGAAGTCCGGCTGCTTCATGCCGTCCGGCACGAGGTTCGGCGGCGCATATTCCATAACCGTGCTGACCACGCCGTTTTGCTCGACGAAGTTGACATCGGTCTGTTGCGCGCGCGGGAAGACCGTCGAGGCTTTGAAGTTGTGGCGCAGGCCGAGGCAGTGGCCAACTTCGTGCGCGACCAACTCAGTGATGTACTCGTTGACATACTTCTTGGTCAATTCGCTCTTGCCGTCCAGGGTATTGCGCAGGGCGAGCACAGCCATCCCTTCGGCGGCCACTTTGGCTGATTTCGGACCGTAGTCGCAGATTTCGCCGAAGTGGTTGTGATTCCAGACGTCATCGCCCGGGTTGCGGGGGAAATCCTCGGACTCGGATTGGCCGAAGGCCAGCGGTTCGAGGAATTTCTCGGCGTAAGTGAACATGCCGCGGACGAAATCGGCACTGATGCGGACGTCGGCATCATAGATTTGACCGGTAAAGGGATTGGCGCGGGACGGGCCGACAGCGTAACCGGCGCCCGGCGAGACGAACCAGCGGACGGTGCTGAAGCGCACATCGGCCGGGTCCCAGTCGGCGGTATCGGGCATTTCCTTCGCGATAATGGCGTTCTTGAATCCGGCCTTTTCGAAGGCACCCTGCCAGAATTCGATACCGGCCTTGACCGCGGCACGGTATTCGACGGGCGTGGTGTTTTCGATCCAGAAGACGATCGGCTCGACCGGCTCGGAGACGGCGGCGGCCGGGTCTTTCTTCTTCAGTTGCCAGCGGTTGATATAACGGATGTAGGCCTGATCCTGATCCAGCGAGGTGTAGTCCTGGTGCTGGGTCATGAAATAGCCGACACGCTCATCAGCAACGCGCGGGCGGAAGTCGCTTTCCGGAATTGTCGAGAGTGAATAGTGATAGGTCAACAGCATGCTATAAGGGGACGCCGCGGTTTCGGCGTCGCTGGGCTGATTGGTCGCATAGTGCAGGACGACATCAAGCTCGGAATTTTGTGGAAACGACTTGATCGTCCCGAAGAAGCTATTGCCCTTGTCAAAGCGATGACCGGTGCGGCCCTGCTGGCCGAGGAAGTAGCCGACATTGGGGACGTCCTGAACGAAGATTTCGGTCGGATCGATCAGGAAGGCGCCGGCGGTATCGGGATTGGACAAGATCTTGGTACTGCCATAGATCGAGTAGGAGATCGAGCGTCCGATGGCACGGGCCATCGGTGCGGTAGAGTCGGCGCGGATGCGCAGATTGGCCACGAGGAACTGCAGTTGATCGCCAATACGGCGCAATTCGAACGGGAAGTACCCGGTCTGGGCGCCGGCGTCGAAGTAGGAGCCATCGCCGGCGGAGCGGGTCATGTTGCAGAGGAACAGCTTGTTGAGCTGGTCCTTCTTGACCGCCATCAGGACCTTGTTTTCATCCTTGTCGAAGTAGAAGTCGAACAGACCGGGGATCTTGTTGAACCCCTTGGAGACTTCGCCGAAAGGTTTGAGTTTGGGTTTCTTGGCTTCGGCGGCTTCGGGTTTCTTCTTTTCCTTAGCGGCAGCTTTAGTATGCCAGTACCGGGCTTCGGCGCTGTTGGCGACCAGGAGGGTCGCAAGCGCCAGAGCCAGCAGCACCAGCAGCGTCGGTGAACGGCGCATAGCGGGTCCTCCTCTGGGACATGTTAGGGGTTTATCAAGACAGAGAGATGTCGCAAAATTCAGGAATGAGCGATGCTTCACGCGATGAATACTCAGTAAGCACTTACATTTATTAACTTAGTAAAATTACGGCAGCTTGTCAAAGGAAACCTGAAGTTCCGGCAGCGGGCGTAATTCTCCACTCGAATAGTACGGGCAGCCGCGGCGATTGTTCAAGATTTCTTGCGCCGTCGGAGTCGCGAACACCACTTCAGTTGATCTGGTCGAGGTTATAGGATTCGATCGACTGGCTCGGCACCTTGCGGCCGTCGGCGGCAGTGATGGTCGCGATCGAGCGTGCCTGCCAGCGGGCGCGCACGATCTGGCCGGTATCGAGGGCGATCCAGAGTTCGCCCACCAATGCCAGCGTGCCCTCGCCGATCAAGTCGGCGGCAGTCTTTGTGACAGCGAGGTTGGCGCGTATGGGGGAGGTTGAGGGGAGCAGCTTGACGACGGCACAGGGGCGTCCCTTGTAGGATGAGATGCTGCCGAGTTCGAAGGTGAGGGGCGAAAACGAGATCTTGTGTTCCCGGATGACATTGGCCAAGGACTGGCGGAAGGGCGCGGGAATGGTCAGCGTCGCGGAGTCGCCGATTTTGGTTAGTTGACGGGCCAAGGAGAAGCGGGCTTGCTCCCAGAGCCGAAGGTAATTGAAGTGGAGCAGGAATTCGAGACCCTCGACGGTGACCTGCGGCTCGGTGATGGATACGCCGATGTCGAGATCGCCGTTTTTCGTGCGGATGGTCCGGTCAAAACTCCAGGGGAACGTATACCCGTCGAATTGCGGTGCAATCTGGCATTCGCGTTCCTTCTCATCCGTTCGGCGGCTGGTGCCGATGGCGAAGGAGTCGATCGTTACCTGGTAACGAATTCCCGCTTCCGGAGTGTTGGCCATACAGACCTGGGAGAAGGCCAAGTAGTCCGTCGTCAGAGAATTAATGGATCCGTCATCGTTGAGCCGGGCGATTTCATAGGTTAAGAGGTATTTCTGCAAATCGCTCTTTTTGGCGCGGGGGGCGAGGTTGACGGTTTCCTTAACGGCTTGCGGGATGACCGACTGCGCGGCGAGAGCGGTGCAGAGCAGCAGAACGATGGCGGCGGTGGAGTTAACGATCTTCACAAGCGATATCTTTCCTCGAATTTGGGACCTTAACGTTTCTGGCACTTCGGACAATAATGGGTTCCGCGGCCGGCGGCACGCATTTTCTTGATGATTCCGCGGCAACGGCGGCAGCGTCCGCCCTCCCGGTTATACACCTGAAGGTAGCGCGCGAACTCACCGGGATTGCCGTTGACGCCGCTATAGCTATCGAACGTTGTGCCCATCTTCTTGATCGCCAGCCGCATGAGGCGGCGGATGGCGATCGCCAGCGCGTCGGCCTGCGGACGCGAGAGCTTGCCGGCGGGACGCAGCGGATGGATGCGGCAGCGGTAGAGCGCCTCGTCGGCATAGATATTCCCTACTCCGGCGACGGCGGATTGATCCAGCAGCAGCGCCTTGATCGGGCGGGCGCGTCCACGAAGGAGTTCATGCAGTTGCCTGCCAGTGATTTCGGTGGCCTCGATGCCAAGGGACGAGTAGCCGTCGTGACGCTTTTCGTCGAGGAATTCGACGACGCCGAATTTGCGCGTGTCGTGGAAGACCAGGTGTTCCGGCGCGCTGACGAATTCCAATTCCAGATGATCGTGTTTGCCGCGACGGGCAGTGCGCGTTTCAAAGAGCACCCGGCCGGTCATACGCAGATGGATCAGCAGGTTTCGCCCCGAGTGAAGGCGGGCGATGATGTACTTGCCGCGGCGGTGGAAATCCAAGAAGCGATCACCGGCGAGGTCGCGCAGGTGCGGCTCTCGTCGACGCAAATGCGCAGCGGCATGGAGCACACGGTTGATCGTGAGCCCGCGCACCTGCGCGTTGAGCCCACGGACGACGGTTTCGACTTCGGGGAGTTCGGGCATGGATCAGGCGCGCTCGAAGACGAGGATCAGGTTTTCCGATTGGCGCGGTTGGTAGGGCGCGAGAGCGGCGTTGCCGAAAGTCGCTGCGAGACGGAAACCGGCGGTGGCGGCCATGCGAGTGATTTCCGCTTTCGACCAGAAGCGTAGCCGGGTCGTGGTGATTTTGGTGGCGGCAAGGCGGCCGGCATCGAGAGCGTGGATCATCATGTGAAAGTCCCACAGAACACCGCGGCGAACGTAGAACGGCGCAAAAAGGGTGGTGCCTCCGGCCAGCGTGGGGCTGAGGAAATGTATCGATTTTCGCGCCAGGAGGGCGGGATTGACGGTTTGGATCGCGAAACGACCGCCGGGGCTGAGTCGTCGGCGCACAGCGGCAAAGAGTCGATTCAGGTCGCCCTGAGTGTGCAGATGCGGGAGGGTGTTCCCCAGCAGCAGGCAGAGATCGAAAGGCGGGGGAGACAGCCTCGGGAGCTTGCGCAAGTCGGCGCGGTGGAAGCGGACCAGCCGGTGCCGGTGCTGACGCTTGGCCATGGCGAGCATGGCAGCGGAGTTGTCGATGCCGAGATAGCGAATGCCGGCGGCGGCGAAGTAATCGCTGTGGCCGCCATCACCGCAGCCGAGATCGAGGACAGCGGCGGGGCGCGAATCTCGAGTCAGCAGGTCGAGCAACGGCTGTTCCTTACCGAGGCGATTGCTCCAATTGACTTTGAGATGATAGACCGGCGCGAGATCATCGTAGAATGACTCGCGGTGCTGCGATTGGCGTTTCGACACGATGGTTACGGCTCCAATCCAAAGTTTCGCTTGAGATCACTGCCCGGCCCAGTATATTGGCAACCCCATGAGCGGTCAAGATCGAATCCTGGAAGGGCTGAATGCCCCACAGCGTGCGGCGGTGCTGCACGTCGACGGCCCGTTGCTCGTATTGGCGGGCGCCGGCTCGGGCAAGACGCGGGTGTTGACCTCGCGGGTGGCCAACTTGCTGGCGGGCGGCCACGCCGCGCCGGAACAGATCCTGGCGGTGACCTTTACGAACAAGGCTGCGGGCGAGATGAAGGCGCGGATCGAGAAGCTGACCAATGTCGACCAGCGGCGGATGCAGGTTTCGACGTTTCATTCGTTCTCGTCGCTGATGCTGCGCTTCTACGGGGAGCGGATCGGTATCCGGCGCAGTTTCACGATTTATGATGAAGAAGATGCGATGAGCGTCGTCAAGGCGTCAGTGCAGGAGCTGGGGTTGGATACCAAGACTGCCGCACCGGCGATGATTCGCAACCGGATCAGCGACGCCAAGGCGCAGTTGGTCGATGCCGCGAAGTTTCAGACGATGGCGGGAAATTTCATCGCCGAACGGGTAGCCAAGGTATACGAGCTGTACCAGCGCAAGCTGCAGTCGGCCAACGCGGTTGATTTTGATGACTTGCTTTTCTACACGGTGAAGCTGCTGCGGGAGGATCAAGAAATTCGCACGCGGCTACAACAGAAGTATCGCTATCTGCTGATTGACGAGTACCAGGACACGAATCACGCGCAGTACGTGATGGCCAAGCTGCTGACCAACGAGAAGCACAATATCTTCGCGGTCGGCGACGAGGACCAGTCGATCTACGGGTGGCGCGGGGCAAACATCAGCAACATCCTGAATTTTGAGAACGACTTCCCTAACTGCAAGGTGATCCGGCTGGAGCAGAATTACCGCTCGACGCAGACGATTTTGAAGGCGGCCTCCGATGTCGTGGCCAACAACCGGCGGCGCAAAGGCAAGACGCTGTTCTCAGTCGGCGACAAGGGGGAGCCACTGACGCTGCTGATTGTCGACAGCGATCGCGACGAGGGGGAAAAAGTCGCCGAACGAATCGAGGAGTTGGTGACGGCGAACGTCCCGCGCAAGGAGATCGCGATTTTGTATCGCACCAACGCCCAATCGCGCGTGCTGGAGGAATCGCTGAAGCGGCGGTTCATTCCCTATCGCATCGTCGGCGGCGTGCGTTTTTACCAGCGCAAAGAAATCAAGGATATGCTGGCGTACATGAGGCTGATCGAAAACCCGAAGGACGATGTCAGCTTCAAGCGCATCATCAATTATCCGAAGCGCGGGCTGGGCGACACGACGGTGGCGACGCTGGAGGCGCTGGCACGCGAGCGCAACGGATCGCTTTTCGAGTTGCTCGCGGACAAGAGCGCACTGCAGGAATTGAGCAAGGCGGTTTCGGCGAAGCTGGCACGCTTCGGCGAATTGCTGGCCTATTTGAAAGAGATGAGTCGGACGATGCCGCTGGAGCCGCTGGTGAACTTGATCGCCGACAAGACCGGCATCGCGCAGGATTTGAAGGAGCAGGATCCGGCCGGCGTCGAGGGACGCGCGGACAACGTGGCGGAATTGGCGGCCTCGGCGGGGGACTACGGTGCGGAGAATCCGGAGGCACGGTTGGCGGAGTTCCTGCAGGAGATATCGCTTTACACCGACATCGACAATTGGGATCGCGAGGCGGATGCGGTGACGTTGATGACGCTGCACGCGGCGAAGGGGTTGGAGTTTGAGGCGGTGTTTATTACAGGAATGGAAGAGGGACTGTTTCCGCTGGCGCGTGCATCGGAGAATCCGGACGATCTGGAAGAAGAGCGGCGGCTGTTCTATGTCGGCATGACGCGGGCGAAGAAGCATCTAACGATTTGTTATGCGCTGATGCGGTCGCGGTTTGGGGAGCGGCAGACGTTGCGTAGCCGCTTCGTGGACGAGATTCCCGATGACGTCGTGCATACGGAACGGTTCACGATGCTTGATTCGTCCGGTCGGGTGAGTACCGATTATTTGTGGGATGCGCCGACGACGGTCGCCGACGAATTCGATGCCCTGCGAATCGGGGCGGTGGTGGCGCATGCGCGCTGGGGCGAGGGGACGATTGTCACGCGCTCGGGCAGCGGCGATGCGACGGAAGTGGAAGTGCGGTTCAATTACGCGGGCACGAAGAAGCTGCTGGCGCGGTATGCGAACTTGAAGGTCATAATTCGATAGGGTGCGGTGTCAGGACAATAAGCCTTCACCGCCGGCCCCTCTCCGAGAAGGAGAAGTGCGAGATCGAAGCGGAGATACACTGTTTCGTTGCGGTGGCGGGTGGAGGAACATGGAAGGACACACCCCGTCTCGAGCCCGCTTGATGGGCGACAGGAGAGGAATCGGGACTGGGGGTGGAATGCAACTGGTAGAGATGCTGATTGGGCGGGCTCGAGCCACCCCTCTTGATAGAGGGGAATGACTCTCTGGCGGTGGATGTGCAAGCTGGGAGTTGGCGGCGATCGCCGTGCGGGTCAAGGGCTGAGATGGAGGACGGCGGGGCTCGAAGCCAAGGCGCAGCATCGGGATTTGTAGATTGTTCCTGCCTAGCTGATACTACTTCACCAGCACCATCCGCCGATTCTTCACATAGTCAATACCTGAGACTTGCAGCGAGTAGAGGTAGACGCCGGAGGATGCATCGTTGCCGCCGCGATCGCGGCCATCCCAATACGCAACGTGCCTTCCGGGGGGCTGCGGCTCGTCGACGAGCGTGCGGACCTCCTGGCCGAGAATATTGTAGATGATCAAACGCACCGACGCCGGTTGTGCGCCGATGTTGGGCAGATTGTAAACAATAGCGGTTGCCGCATTGAAGGGGTTGGGGTAGTTCTGTTCGAGTTCGATGGATTGGGGGAGCGGCAACTCCGGCTCGTCGCCCACGGCCGTACCCACAAAATAAACCTCGTTGGCTGGTTGGGAGACCAGGCCGTTGCTGTCGACCGCCACGATCGTGTAGCGCGCCCCCAGTCCCGGATCGAAGGTGGAATCGTTCCAGACTAAGATCGAAAGGTCATCCGGCGTCCGGCGCAGCAGAGTGTCGCTGTCGAGAGGGAAATAGCAGGCGACATGCGCCGAATCGAGACTGATTGCGCCGGTTGTCGATTTGAACAGCACATACTGCCGCAAGTCCGATTCGCTGTTCTTCTGCCACTGCAACGTCGCGCCATTCGAGCGGGCGCTGCCGGTAAACTCTGCCGGGGTCGCCGGAGGAAGGTCCTGGTAGACATAGAACTGCCCGGCGCTGCCGCCGAAGGGGCCGATGTCGGAGCGGCTGCCGTCGAGATCGAGGATGTCGGGTCGCCCGGCATCGATGCAGGGTGAGCCGGCCTGCAGCAGATAGCCGAGGGTGTCGACGAACATCGGATCGCGACAAAGATTCGAGTCGATCACCGAGATCGTCGTGTCGGTCTCGTGGTAGTAGCTCTCGCAATAGAACGAGTCGTACGGGTGAAAATCCAGCGAGTTGAACACTACGTGCGGGTAGGGGGACTCGAGCCAGAAGGCGTTGTGATCGATTGTGTAGGTGAAGGGGGGCGTACCCTGGTACTCATTGTCGTGCCGTACCTTAACTCCGATTTGCTCACCGATGAAGATGTTGTTGTAGACCTGCACGTTCCGATAGAGTCGGATATCGACACAGGAGATGTCCTCGGGCGCTACTGGTTCAGTGCAATTGCCCTCAAAGAGGTTATTCCGAACAATCGCCTCCTCTGTGACGAGAGAGATATACGGCAAGAATGCTCGCTTCGTCGGATAAGGCTCCAAATCGTTATTGAGGAAGAGATTGTTCTCGATGACGACGGGCTGGGTCGAGAGTGCGACATAGATGTGCGTATGATAACCCATGAAGATGTTATTGGAGAATTCAAACTCACCCCCACGGAAGGGCCAGTCGATGTAGACGCTGTAAGTGTCCAAGATATCATGCCAATCTGCAATGAACGTGTTGTTCATGAACCGCCCATTGCCGCTTCCCCAGCCGACGTGGATCGCGTCGGAGGCATCGGAGAACCCACAATTGATGAAAGCGCAATTCTTAACATCGAGAAAAGCGGCTGAAGATAAGACAGCTCCCTCGTACTGAAAGAACCTACAACGTTCTACGCTGAGAGCGAATGCGGAAGCAGAAAAGTGGATCGCGATCGGGTAAGGTGAGGCCGGTTGTGAGGTAAACATCATGTCGGAGATGCTTAGATTGCCGT is part of the Candidatus Zixiibacteriota bacterium genome and encodes:
- a CDS encoding zinc-dependent metalloprotease — its product is MRRSPTLLVLLALALATLLVANSAEARYWHTKAAAKEKKKPEAAEAKKPKLKPFGEVSKGFNKIPGLFDFYFDKDENKVLMAVKKDQLNKLFLCNMTRSAGDGSYFDAGAQTGYFPFELRRIGDQLQFLVANLRIRADSTAPMARAIGRSISYSIYGSTKILSNPDTAGAFLIDPTEIFVQDVPNVGYFLGQQGRTGHRFDKGNSFFGTIKSFPQNSELDVVLHYATNQPSDAETAASPYSMLLTYHYSLSTIPESDFRPRVADERVGYFMTQHQDYTSLDQDQAYIRYINRWQLKKKDPAAAVSEPVEPIVFWIENTTPVEYRAAVKAGIEFWQGAFEKAGFKNAIIAKEMPDTADWDPADVRFSTVRWFVSPGAGYAVGPSRANPFTGQIYDADVRISADFVRGMFTYAEKFLEPLAFGQSESEDFPRNPGDDVWNHNHFGEICDYGPKSAKVAAEGMAVLALRNTLDGKSELTKKYVNEYITELVAHEVGHCLGLRHNFKASTVFPRAQQTDVNFVEQNGVVSTVMEYAPPNLVPDGMKQPDFYTTKPGPYDLWAIEYGYKDFGNVSPDQEGAELRKLASQAGDPKLVYATDEDCFGNSTRAIDPYATQFDLGADPLEYWKMRVALGKEIWSKVESEFEKPGNNYQKLRSVFQYGWGGFTGGAAQMARFIGGIENSRARVGDSGGKLPFTPIPAAQQREAMKFIIDNVWSADAFQFSPRLLQKLQPERMPDFNWSVYEMTRLDYPLLQQVKAVQSTPLNYIYNPITLARVGDMERLVGTGGDVYTMTDIFQDVRRAIWSEVTANRNINSYRRNLQRSHLDRLVAMVTDRNMGFPDDAVTLARVDLRTLRTAIGNALNAGSLDTITRGHLEESLATINAALDASLDLKL
- the mutM gene encoding bifunctional DNA-formamidopyrimidine glycosylase/DNA-(apurinic or apyrimidinic site) lyase translates to MPELPEVETVVRGLNAQVRGLTINRVLHAAAHLRRREPHLRDLAGDRFLDFHRRGKYIIARLHSGRNLLIHLRMTGRVLFETRTARRGKHDHLELEFVSAPEHLVFHDTRKFGVVEFLDEKRHDGYSSLGIEATEITGRQLHELLRGRARPIKALLLDQSAVAGVGNIYADEALYRCRIHPLRPAGKLSRPQADALAIAIRRLMRLAIKKMGTTFDSYSGVNGNPGEFARYLQVYNREGGRCRRCRGIIKKMRAAGRGTHYCPKCQKR
- a CDS encoding class I SAM-dependent methyltransferase, yielding MSKRQSQHRESFYDDLAPVYHLKVNWSNRLGKEQPLLDLLTRDSRPAAVLDLGCGDGGHSDYFAAAGIRYLGIDNSAAMLAMAKRQHRHRLVRFHRADLRKLPRLSPPPFDLCLLLGNTLPHLHTQGDLNRLFAAVRRRLSPGGRFAIQTVNPALLARKSIHFLSPTLAGGTTLFAPFYVRRGVLWDFHMMIHALDAGRLAATKITTTRLRFWSKAEITRMAATAGFRLAATFGNAALAPYQPRQSENLILVFERA
- a CDS encoding UvrD-helicase domain-containing protein, translating into MSGQDRILEGLNAPQRAAVLHVDGPLLVLAGAGSGKTRVLTSRVANLLAGGHAAPEQILAVTFTNKAAGEMKARIEKLTNVDQRRMQVSTFHSFSSLMLRFYGERIGIRRSFTIYDEEDAMSVVKASVQELGLDTKTAAPAMIRNRISDAKAQLVDAAKFQTMAGNFIAERVAKVYELYQRKLQSANAVDFDDLLFYTVKLLREDQEIRTRLQQKYRYLLIDEYQDTNHAQYVMAKLLTNEKHNIFAVGDEDQSIYGWRGANISNILNFENDFPNCKVIRLEQNYRSTQTILKAASDVVANNRRRKGKTLFSVGDKGEPLTLLIVDSDRDEGEKVAERIEELVTANVPRKEIAILYRTNAQSRVLEESLKRRFIPYRIVGGVRFYQRKEIKDMLAYMRLIENPKDDVSFKRIINYPKRGLGDTTVATLEALARERNGSLFELLADKSALQELSKAVSAKLARFGELLAYLKEMSRTMPLEPLVNLIADKTGIAQDLKEQDPAGVEGRADNVAELAASAGDYGAENPEARLAEFLQEISLYTDIDNWDREADAVTLMTLHAAKGLEFEAVFITGMEEGLFPLARASENPDDLEEERRLFYVGMTRAKKHLTICYALMRSRFGERQTLRSRFVDEIPDDVVHTERFTMLDSSGRVSTDYLWDAPTTVADEFDALRIGAVVAHARWGEGTIVTRSGSGDATEVEVRFNYAGTKKLLARYANLKVIIR